In a single window of the Campylobacter hyointestinalis subsp. lawsonii genome:
- the mfd gene encoding transcription-repair coupling factor, protein MQARIYEFFKEIKNDYEILVVNDDKEALKASNAASFAGKKCYVLPDFRAVKGDDLRAFNSELLEISKTLSEFYKDKSKDALIISPIRTLLNRLPAKTHLKTKKFSFADKINLNELKDELLCFGYNFVDIVQSKGEVRISGDIIDIFSVGANQPFRILLDIDTIESIRTFDLSTQKSDKNELESIEITPFLASLSKDEFDEVSQKTEAFQSNALINDINSFGFWVIDGFIDYFENFKCILAGNLDINDIFDKDLSFLNSVAKLPEPKHFKDLEVSVNSDLIQFHSDKKITILSKNESSFNALNLTHFSNVSLKISPLVLNVISSNELIVSLNSYEKRQRVKKASLVIDELKKDDFVVHSEYGIGKFLGLELITVLGSKKEFVVISYQNDDRLLLPVEHLNMIDRYIAGSGSIVAVDRLGKASFAKIKEKVREKLFIIASKIISLAAKRELIEAVKFNPSKGYYDFKLSAGFTYTSDQEKAINDIENDLKSGRVMDRLLSGDVGFGKTEVAMNAIYLCVKSGYQALFFVPTTLLSSQHFKSLKERLSKFDIDVRRLDRFTSPKEKSLIIKDLEGSKPMVVIGTHALLSLKAKNLGLIIIDEEHKFGVKQKEKLKEVSEHSHILSMSATPIPRSLNMALSSVKSYSTLLTPPLDRQDVRTFVKQWDEKLIKEIILREIRRGGQVFYVHNLIKDMSGVENELKALMPNLKILTLHSKIDAKTTEDEMIKFADKKYDVLLCTSIVESGIHLPNANTIIIDDANKFGMADLHQLRGRVGRSSVQGYCYFLVQDKDSLSSDAIKRLVALESNSFLGSGSLLAYHDLEIRGGGNLVGEAQSGHIEAIGYSLYLKMLEDEINSLLNKKTFELKDIDLKLSVNAFLNSDLINEDRLRLELYRRLSKCEEVDEVYEIGAEIEDRFGKFDIYTKQFLDIIIIKILASKQGFKAISNYEQNIALTKNDDTKVILKSRSKDDDDLLAEILAYLRKNKT, encoded by the coding sequence GTGCAAGCAAGGATTTATGAGTTTTTCAAAGAGATAAAAAACGATTATGAAATTTTAGTAGTAAATGATGACAAAGAAGCACTAAAAGCTAGTAATGCCGCAAGTTTTGCAGGTAAAAAATGCTACGTTCTTCCTGATTTTAGAGCTGTAAAAGGCGATGATCTAAGAGCTTTTAATAGCGAACTTTTAGAGATCAGCAAGACTTTAAGCGAATTTTATAAAGATAAGAGTAAAGATGCTCTTATAATCTCTCCTATAAGAACTCTTTTAAACCGCCTTCCAGCAAAAACTCACCTTAAAACTAAAAAATTTAGTTTTGCAGATAAGATAAATTTAAATGAACTAAAAGATGAGTTGCTATGCTTTGGATATAATTTTGTAGATATTGTTCAAAGCAAAGGCGAAGTTAGAATCAGTGGCGATATCATCGATATATTTAGCGTTGGCGCTAATCAGCCTTTTAGGATATTGCTAGATATTGATACTATAGAAAGCATAAGGACTTTTGATCTAAGCACGCAAAAATCAGATAAAAACGAGCTTGAAAGTATAGAGATAACTCCGTTTTTAGCAAGTCTTAGCAAAGATGAATTTGATGAAGTGAGTCAAAAAACAGAGGCATTTCAGTCAAATGCTTTGATAAATGATATTAACTCATTTGGTTTTTGGGTTATAGATGGATTTATTGATTATTTTGAAAATTTCAAATGTATTTTAGCAGGGAATTTAGATATCAATGATATTTTTGATAAAGATTTAAGTTTTTTAAATTCAGTTGCGAAATTGCCAGAACCAAAGCATTTCAAAGATTTAGAAGTAAGCGTAAATAGCGATTTAATCCAGTTTCATAGCGACAAAAAAATAACCATACTTAGCAAAAACGAGAGTAGTTTTAATGCTCTAAATTTGACTCATTTTAGCAATGTTTCTCTTAAGATAAGCCCTTTAGTATTAAATGTGATCAGTAGCAATGAGCTTATAGTTTCGCTAAATTCATATGAAAAAAGGCAGCGCGTAAAAAAGGCTAGTTTAGTAATAGATGAGCTAAAAAAAGATGATTTTGTCGTGCATAGTGAGTATGGTATAGGTAAGTTTTTAGGGCTTGAGCTCATCACTGTTTTAGGCAGCAAAAAAGAGTTTGTGGTCATCTCTTATCAAAATGATGATAGGCTTCTTTTGCCAGTTGAACATTTAAATATGATAGATCGTTACATTGCAGGAAGTGGCTCTATAGTCGCTGTAGATAGACTAGGAAAAGCTAGTTTTGCTAAGATCAAAGAAAAAGTTAGGGAAAAACTATTTATCATAGCTAGTAAGATCATATCTTTAGCCGCAAAAAGAGAGCTCATAGAGGCGGTTAAATTTAATCCTAGCAAAGGATATTACGATTTTAAACTAAGTGCCGGATTTACTTATACTAGCGATCAAGAAAAAGCCATAAATGATATAGAAAATGATTTAAAAAGCGGTCGTGTTATGGATAGGCTTCTTAGTGGAGATGTCGGTTTTGGTAAGACTGAAGTCGCGATGAATGCTATTTATCTATGTGTAAAAAGTGGTTATCAAGCTCTATTTTTCGTGCCTACTACACTGCTTAGTTCTCAGCATTTCAAAAGCTTAAAAGAGCGTTTAAGTAAATTTGATATAGATGTTAGAAGGCTTGATCGTTTTACTAGCCCAAAGGAAAAATCGCTTATTATAAAAGATTTAGAGGGTTCAAAACCGATGGTGGTTATCGGAACTCACGCTTTATTATCTTTAAAAGCTAAAAATTTAGGGCTTATCATCATAGATGAGGAGCATAAATTTGGCGTTAAACAAAAAGAAAAGTTAAAAGAAGTCAGCGAGCATTCTCATATACTTTCTATGTCAGCAACTCCGATCCCAAGAAGTTTAAATATGGCTTTGAGCTCAGTCAAAAGCTACTCTACGCTTTTAACCCCACCACTTGATAGGCAAGATGTTAGAACATTTGTAAAGCAGTGGGATGAAAAACTCATAAAAGAGATAATCTTAAGAGAGATCAGGCGTGGCGGACAAGTTTTTTATGTGCATAATTTGATAAAAGATATGAGTGGCGTTGAAAATGAGCTAAAAGCTTTGATGCCAAATTTAAAGATTTTGACTCTTCATAGTAAAATAGATGCAAAAACCACAGAAGATGAGATGATAAAATTTGCTGATAAAAAGTATGATGTTTTGCTTTGTACTAGTATAGTTGAGAGCGGGATACATCTTCCAAATGCAAATACTATCATCATCGACGATGCAAATAAATTTGGTATGGCAGACCTTCATCAGCTAAGAGGAAGAGTCGGTAGGAGCAGTGTTCAAGGATATTGTTATTTCTTAGTACAAGACAAAGATAGTCTTAGTAGTGATGCTATAAAAAGACTAGTGGCGCTTGAGAGTAATTCATTTTTAGGATCTGGTTCATTACTAGCCTATCATGATTTAGAGATCAGAGGCGGTGGAAATTTAGTAGGAGAAGCTCAAAGTGGGCACATAGAAGCTATAGGTTATTCTCTATATTTAAAAATGCTTGAAGATGAGATAAACTCGCTTTTAAATAAAAAAACATTTGAGCTTAAAGATATAGATCTAAAACTTAGCGTAAATGCGTTTTTAAACAGCGATCTTATAAACGAAGACAGACTAAGGCTAGAGCTTTATAGACGTCTTAGTAAATGCGAAGAGGTAGATGAAGTCTATGAGATAGGTGCTGAGATAGAAGATAGATTTGGTAAATTTGATATCTATACAAAGCAGTTTTTAGATATAATTATTATAAAAATTTTGGCAAGCAAGCAAGGTTTTAAGGCTATAAGCAATTACGAACAAAATATTGCTCTTACAAAAAATGATGATACTAAAGTGATTTTAAAATCACGCAGCAAGGACGACGATGATTTGCTAGCTGAAATTTTAGCTTATCTAAGGAAAAATAAAACGTGA
- a CDS encoding putative metalloprotease CJM1_0395 family protein, producing the protein MIIGNSFSTTSPYLDYGAKNSSDKENAIKTSQTSDDSSSDNKDKKNITQLSDEEKLQVAKLQQRDSEVRTHEASHMAAGAGLTSGADFTYQKGPDSKMYAVGGEVEIDTSPGRTPQETIQKAQQIKRAALAPSSPSPADLKIAANAASMEASAKAQMQQVQQDDSKGEDNNAALPNSTNKNNTKNPYNQDTYIPSTIGLF; encoded by the coding sequence GTGATCATAGGAAATTCTTTTTCTACTACTAGCCCTTATTTGGATTATGGCGCTAAAAATAGTAGTGATAAAGAAAATGCTATAAAAACTAGTCAAACTAGCGACGATTCTTCTAGTGATAATAAAGATAAAAAAAATATCACTCAGCTAAGCGACGAAGAGAAACTTCAAGTAGCAAAATTGCAGCAACGAGACTCTGAAGTCAGAACTCACGAAGCTTCACATATGGCAGCAGGCGCTGGGCTTACTAGCGGAGCAGATTTTACGTATCAAAAAGGGCCCGATTCAAAAATGTATGCCGTGGGTGGCGAAGTTGAGATAGATACTAGCCCAGGTAGAACACCACAAGAAACTATCCAAAAAGCACAGCAGATAAAAAGGGCAGCTCTAGCTCCATCGAGTCCTAGCCCAGCAGACCTTAAAATAGCAGCAAATGCAGCTAGTATGGAAGCTTCTGCTAAGGCTCAGATGCAACAAGTTCAGCAAGATGATAGTAAGGGCGAAGATAATAATGCCGCCTTACCAAACTCAACTAATAAAAATAACACCAAAAATCCATATAATCAAGACACATATATCCCAAGCACTATCGGGCTATTTTAA
- a CDS encoding DUF815 domain-containing protein, which produces MDWKKTKAATLRDGKLKPIKDILISDLNELVSIDRQKDELIKNTLNFIDDKGANHALLWGEMGCGKSSLVRAVFCKFMDRNLRLIEISKFELVNLYKVLDKIREKKRFKFIIFCDDFSFETSDKTIGELKKLLEGSIQAPPKNAIFYATSNQKHIIKSEKNHENYIIEKERNRESLSLADRFGLHISFYEMEVSEYLDIVDSYFKDIDVDKEWLRKEALIYAASKGVRSARSAKQFWLSVRSKFEK; this is translated from the coding sequence ATAGACTGGAAAAAGACTAAAGCCGCCACTTTAAGAGATGGAAAACTAAAACCTATAAAAGATATATTAATCAGTGATCTAAATGAGCTTGTAAGTATAGATAGGCAAAAAGACGAGCTTATCAAAAATACTTTAAATTTTATAGATGATAAAGGTGCAAATCACGCACTTTTATGGGGCGAAATGGGTTGTGGGAAATCAAGCCTTGTTAGGGCTGTATTTTGTAAATTTATGGATAGAAATTTAAGATTGATAGAGATAAGCAAATTTGAACTTGTAAATTTATATAAGGTTTTAGACAAGATAAGAGAGAAAAAACGTTTTAAATTTATAATATTTTGCGACGATTTTAGCTTTGAAACTAGTGATAAAACTATAGGAGAGCTTAAAAAACTGCTTGAAGGAAGCATTCAAGCCCCGCCAAAAAATGCAATTTTTTATGCTACAAGCAATCAAAAACACATCATAAAAAGCGAAAAAAACCACGAAAATTACATAATAGAAAAAGAGCGTAATAGAGAAAGTTTAAGCTTAGCAGATAGATTTGGTCTTCATATAAGCTTTTATGAGATGGAAGTATCTGAGTATCTAGATATAGTTGATAGCTATTTTAAAGATATAGATGTAGATAAAGAGTGGCTAAGAAAAGAAGCTCTTATTTATGCCGCATCAAAAGGCGTAAGAAGCGCTAGAAGTGCAAAGCAGTTTTGGCTATCAGTTAGGAGTAAGTTTGAGAAGTGA
- a CDS encoding 3-methyladenine DNA glycosylase: MRSEDLFLVLNKEVIFDFKENPFWWPDYGSFWVVIGAVLTQNTKWENVEKSFLNLKNAGVQSLEDVANLSEPSLANLIKPSGFYNTKAKRLSMLCKNILDKFGSFEEFMKNVSRKWLISQKGLGFESVDSILCYACSRDIMVVDKYTFRIFEFLDFTFESYDEARQWLEDIDRKCVYKAVGSISDNELFARYHGLIVEFCKSHLKGAKFDDFALSLFSEISI; encoded by the coding sequence TTGAGAAGTGAAGATCTGTTTTTAGTTTTGAATAAAGAAGTGATATTTGACTTTAAGGAAAATCCGTTTTGGTGGCCAGATTATGGGAGCTTTTGGGTCGTCATCGGAGCTGTTTTGACTCAAAATACAAAGTGGGAAAATGTAGAGAAATCTTTTTTAAATTTAAAAAATGCAGGCGTTCAAAGCCTTGAAGATGTGGCAAATTTAAGCGAACCAAGTTTAGCAAATTTGATAAAGCCAAGTGGATTTTATAACACAAAAGCCAAAAGGCTAAGTATGCTTTGTAAAAATATTTTGGATAAATTTGGTTCATTTGAGGAATTTATGAAAAATGTCAGCAGGAAATGGCTGATCTCTCAAAAAGGTTTGGGTTTTGAGAGTGTTGATAGCATACTTTGTTACGCTTGTTCGCGTGATATAATGGTGGTGGATAAATACACGTTTAGAATATTTGAGTTTTTGGATTTTACTTTTGAGAGTTATGATGAAGCTAGGCAGTGGCTAGAAGATATCGATAGAAAATGTGTTTATAAAGCAGTAGGTTCTATAAGCGACAATGAGCTTTTTGCTCGTTATCACGGGCTTATTGTGGAATTTTGTAAAAGCCATTTAAAAGGGGCTAAATTTGATGATTTTGCTTTGAGTTTATTTAGTGAGATTTCTATTTAA
- a CDS encoding YgiW/YdeI family stress tolerance OB fold protein: MKKLSFIAILALAISANAAGFTGDASQSNTTGFTGGQAPINQGGFLGPRYGVNSVKAALGAWDDTWVEIKGKIISQVGHEKYKFSDGKDTIIIEIDDDDWGGVSVGPNELITIYGKVDGNAVLPNEIDVKRIVK, encoded by the coding sequence ATGAAAAAACTCAGTTTTATAGCTATTTTAGCTTTAGCAATTAGTGCAAACGCAGCAGGCTTTACAGGCGATGCTAGTCAATCAAATACTACAGGCTTTACAGGTGGTCAAGCACCGATAAATCAAGGTGGATTTTTAGGTCCTAGATATGGGGTAAATAGCGTCAAAGCAGCACTTGGTGCGTGGGATGATACCTGGGTTGAGATAAAAGGCAAAATCATCTCTCAAGTAGGACATGAAAAATATAAATTTAGCGATGGCAAAGATACGATTATTATAGAGATTGATGATGATGATTGGGGTGGAGTTAGTGTTGGGCCTAATGAGCTTATCACAATATATGGCAAAGTTGATGGCAACGCTGTTTTGCCTAATGAAATAGATGTAAAAAGAATAGTAAAATAG
- a CDS encoding CoA-binding protein, whose product MQNILNSMKNIAVVGFSPDPNKASNHVGNYLIEQGFNVFAIYPKSVEINGCQTYQSLSEIKQNIDTIVMFRKAEFATELAKEALNLGVKNLWLQLGIVNDEAKKIAQDGGLNFAQDACIMIEHKRMKNDKSK is encoded by the coding sequence ATGCAAAATATCTTAAATTCAATGAAAAATATAGCCGTTGTAGGCTTTAGCCCTGATCCAAATAAGGCTAGCAATCATGTCGGCAACTACTTGATAGAACAAGGTTTTAATGTGTTTGCTATCTATCCAAAAAGTGTAGAGATAAATGGATGTCAAACATATCAAAGCTTAAGCGAGATTAAGCAAAATATAGATACGATTGTTATGTTTAGAAAGGCTGAATTTGCCACAGAATTAGCCAAGGAAGCCCTAAATTTAGGTGTGAAAAATCTATGGCTACAATTAGGAATTGTAAATGATGAAGCCAAAAAAATCGCCCAAGATGGCGGATTGAACTTTGCTCAAGATGCTTGTATAATGATAGAGCATAAAAGGATGAAAAATGATAAGTCTAAATAA
- the ilvA gene encoding threonine ammonia-lyase, with translation MISLNKIIQAKRNIDGFVVKTPFGFAPKLSKIADAQIYLKKENLQITGAYKVRGAFNKIAHLDEAAKKCGVVAASAGNHAQGVAISARHFGVKAVIIMPEAAPLLKVAGTKALGAEVILKGDNFDEAYEFALQYAKENSMTFVHPFDDEFVQAGQGTIALEMLDEVADLDYIVAPVGGGGLISGVASCAKQINPNIKVIGVSAKGAPAMFDSFKAKKQLNSKSVRTIADGIAVRDASPITLANIIESVDEMVQVGDDEIANAILYLLEQQKIVVEGAGAVSVAALLERKFKFPNGAKIGAILSGGNIDVQMLNVIIEKGLIRSCRKMIINVTLIDKPGALMGLTDVLRSSGANIVKIDYDRFSTKLSYGDASITITLETKGKEHQEKVALALTSAGYEFTQEF, from the coding sequence ATGATAAGTCTAAATAAAATTATTCAAGCTAAACGCAATATTGATGGATTTGTGGTTAAGACTCCATTTGGTTTTGCGCCAAAATTAAGCAAAATAGCAGATGCTCAAATTTATCTTAAAAAAGAGAATTTACAAATCACTGGAGCATATAAGGTTAGAGGTGCCTTTAATAAAATAGCTCATTTAGATGAAGCAGCCAAAAAGTGTGGTGTGGTAGCAGCAAGTGCTGGAAATCACGCTCAAGGTGTAGCTATCAGCGCAAGACATTTTGGTGTTAAAGCTGTCATCATTATGCCTGAAGCTGCTCCGCTCTTAAAAGTAGCAGGGACAAAAGCTTTAGGTGCAGAAGTCATCTTAAAAGGAGACAATTTCGATGAAGCTTATGAGTTTGCTTTGCAGTATGCTAAAGAAAACTCTATGACCTTTGTGCATCCATTTGATGATGAGTTTGTTCAAGCTGGTCAAGGAACTATCGCTTTAGAGATGCTTGATGAGGTTGCAGATCTTGACTATATAGTAGCTCCTGTGGGTGGTGGCGGACTGATAAGCGGTGTGGCGAGTTGCGCTAAACAGATAAATCCAAACATAAAAGTTATCGGTGTAAGCGCAAAAGGAGCGCCGGCGATGTTTGATAGTTTTAAAGCTAAAAAACAGCTAAACTCAAAATCTGTTAGAACTATAGCCGATGGTATCGCCGTGCGTGACGCTAGTCCTATAACTTTGGCAAATATCATTGAGAGCGTTGATGAGATGGTACAAGTAGGCGATGATGAGATAGCAAACGCCATACTCTATCTTTTAGAGCAACAAAAGATAGTAGTTGAAGGAGCTGGGGCAGTTTCAGTAGCTGCTCTTTTGGAGCGTAAGTTCAAATTTCCTAATGGTGCGAAGATAGGTGCTATACTAAGTGGCGGAAATATCGATGTTCAAATGCTAAATGTCATCATCGAAAAAGGTCTTATAAGAAGCTGTAGAAAGATGATCATAAATGTTACTTTGATAGACAAACCAGGCGCTCTTATGGGGCTTACTGATGTTCTTAGAAGTTCTGGAGCAAATATCGTAAAGATAGACTATGATAGGTTTTCAACTAAGCTAAGTTATGGCGATGCGTCTATAACTATCACTCTTGAGACTAAGGGCAAGGAACATCAAGAAAAAGTGGCTTTGGCTCTAACTTCAGCAGGATATGAATTTACCCAAGAGTTTTAA